The Propionibacterium freudenreichii subsp. freudenreichii genome contains a region encoding:
- a CDS encoding IS481-like element ISPfr17 family transposase, whose translation MTHANAPLTPEGRRRLAVLVVEQGWSLRRAAERFQCSPATVKRWADRYRAGLPLIDRSSRPTSSPNRLSRKTEHRIVALRFTRRWGPHRIAYHLRLHRSTVGRVLARYKMPKLINIDQATGLPVRRPKPKRYEVAAPGQLVHVDIKKQGRIPDGGGWRAHGRGSMQDRHAGVARDKAARAGAAGSRGYRYLHHAVDDHSRIAYSEILDDERKETAAGFWTRANAFFAGLGVTVTAVMTDNGSCYRSGAFADALGDEVKHKWTRPYRPQTNGKVERFNRTLAVEWAYAKPYASEAERAAAYETWLHHYNHHRPHTGIGGQTPSARVHNVTGKYT comes from the coding sequence GTGACTCACGCTAACGCACCCTTGACACCGGAAGGGCGTCGTCGTCTTGCTGTTCTCGTCGTGGAACAGGGCTGGTCGTTGCGGCGGGCGGCGGAACGGTTCCAGTGCTCGCCCGCGACGGTGAAGCGGTGGGCCGACAGGTACCGGGCAGGGCTGCCGTTGATCGACCGTAGTTCGAGGCCCACCTCGTCACCGAACCGGCTTTCGCGTAAGACGGAGCATCGGATCGTCGCGTTGCGGTTCACTCGCCGGTGGGGTCCGCACCGGATCGCGTATCACCTGCGGTTGCACCGTTCCACGGTCGGTCGGGTGCTCGCCCGATACAAGATGCCGAAGCTGATCAACATCGACCAGGCCACCGGGCTGCCGGTTCGCCGCCCGAAGCCGAAACGGTACGAGGTCGCCGCGCCGGGCCAGCTCGTGCACGTAGATATCAAGAAACAAGGCCGGATCCCCGACGGCGGCGGGTGGCGTGCCCACGGTCGCGGATCCATGCAGGACCGTCACGCGGGAGTGGCCCGCGACAAGGCAGCCCGTGCCGGGGCAGCCGGCTCTCGCGGCTACCGGTATCTGCACCACGCCGTGGACGACCACTCCCGGATCGCGTACTCAGAGATCCTTGACGACGAGCGCAAAGAGACCGCAGCGGGGTTCTGGACCCGCGCGAACGCGTTCTTCGCAGGCCTGGGCGTCACAGTCACCGCGGTGATGACCGACAACGGTTCCTGCTACCGGTCAGGCGCCTTCGCTGACGCGCTCGGCGACGAGGTGAAGCACAAGTGGACCCGGCCATACCGGCCGCAGACCAACGGCAAGGTCGAGCGGTTCAACCGAACCCTCGCCGTCGAGTGGGCCTACGCGAAGCCCTACGCCAGCGAAGCCGAGCGCGCCGCAGCCTACGAGACCTGGCTCCATCACTACAATCACCACAGACCCCACACCGGGATCGGCGGCCAGACTCCCTCAGCCCGCGTTCACAACGTCACGGGGAAGTACACCTAG
- a CDS encoding restriction endonuclease yields MTSMPTWEEFMVPALRLLADGDIHRGNTVAAPVADALAITPEQREKLLPSGQPRFANRANWALSYLYRAGAVERPTRAHYRITDVGRQLLASHPAGLTEHDLRAVPGYVIPSNHRNAASTSPASVPESSSTIPAETAALSPTEQIEEGIERIHEELASELLGRLHDQDPAFFEDAVLSLLEAMGYPGTDGRITRTQLSRDGGIDGIVDQDALGLSRVYVQAKRYDLDAAVGRPTVQAFAGALQGNGANQGVFFTTSRFSTDARDFAEKLPTRVVLIDGARLASLMIRYHVGVQVKKTYEIGEIDEDFFAGTEL; encoded by the coding sequence ATGACGTCAATGCCCACGTGGGAAGAGTTCATGGTGCCCGCGCTGCGCCTGCTGGCCGATGGCGACATCCACCGGGGCAATACCGTTGCTGCCCCGGTCGCCGACGCTCTGGCCATCACGCCCGAGCAACGCGAGAAGTTGCTGCCCTCGGGCCAACCGCGCTTCGCGAATCGCGCCAATTGGGCCTTGTCATACCTGTATCGGGCCGGGGCGGTGGAGCGTCCGACACGCGCCCACTACCGGATCACCGACGTCGGCCGCCAGCTCCTGGCATCGCATCCGGCAGGCCTGACCGAACACGACCTGCGCGCAGTGCCGGGGTATGTGATCCCCAGCAATCACCGCAATGCAGCGTCCACGTCACCCGCGTCGGTTCCGGAATCGTCCAGCACCATCCCGGCCGAGACCGCCGCGCTGTCGCCCACCGAGCAGATCGAGGAGGGCATCGAACGCATCCACGAAGAGCTGGCGAGCGAACTACTGGGGCGCCTGCACGATCAGGACCCGGCGTTCTTCGAGGACGCCGTGCTCAGCCTGTTGGAGGCGATGGGCTATCCCGGCACGGACGGTCGCATCACCCGCACCCAGCTCTCGCGTGATGGCGGAATCGACGGGATCGTCGATCAGGACGCGCTCGGGCTGAGTCGCGTCTACGTACAGGCCAAGCGCTACGACCTCGACGCCGCAGTCGGTCGGCCCACCGTCCAGGCGTTCGCGGGCGCGCTACAGGGAAACGGTGCCAATCAGGGTGTGTTCTTCACCACCTCCCGGTTCAGCACCGATGCCCGAGACTTTGCCGAAAAACTGCCCACGCGTGTCGTGCTGATTGACGGCGCGCGTCTGGCGTCCCTCATGATCCGCTATCACGTGGGCGTCCAGGTGAAGAAGACCTACGAGATCGGCGAGATCGACGAGGACTTCTTCGCGGGCACCGAGCTCTGA
- a CDS encoding pyruvate, water dikinase regulatory protein, with product MTIAPLEIHVIADSSGETGARVARAARMQFPNQRFTIVRHARVRNADTLLEVFDDISDSADPTVGQSRRVIFYTLVNGEMRGMVERYCDDKSIPRADLMGDALIALSQVAKTSADEVPMRPVGVEADYFERISAMEFAVRNDDGVMPDSLRESDICLIGASRSGKTPLSIYLGYAGYKTVNVPIVPGIKAPEQLYEIDRWRIVGLTIDAERLLQIRQRRVKGLGGYGTKDGYSDLAKIYDELDEVKAVQRSLGCPILDTTGLALEEAAARVIDIVERRAKQFGAHLRRPAGSMKLTP from the coding sequence ATGACCATCGCCCCTCTCGAGATCCACGTCATCGCAGACTCCTCGGGTGAAACCGGTGCCCGGGTGGCCCGTGCAGCCCGCATGCAGTTTCCCAACCAGCGCTTCACCATCGTGCGCCATGCCCGGGTGCGCAACGCCGACACCCTGCTCGAGGTGTTCGACGACATCTCGGACTCCGCCGACCCCACGGTGGGCCAGTCGCGACGGGTCATCTTCTACACGCTCGTCAACGGCGAGATGCGCGGCATGGTCGAGCGCTATTGCGACGACAAGTCGATCCCGCGTGCCGACCTGATGGGTGATGCGCTGATCGCGCTGTCGCAGGTGGCCAAGACCAGCGCCGACGAGGTGCCGATGCGTCCGGTCGGCGTGGAGGCCGACTACTTCGAACGCATCAGCGCCATGGAGTTCGCCGTGCGCAACGACGACGGCGTGATGCCCGACTCGTTGCGCGAGAGCGACATCTGCCTGATCGGCGCCTCGCGCTCGGGCAAGACCCCCCTGTCGATCTACCTGGGCTATGCCGGCTACAAGACGGTCAACGTGCCGATCGTGCCGGGCATCAAGGCCCCCGAACAGCTCTACGAGATCGATCGCTGGCGCATCGTCGGGTTGACGATCGACGCCGAGCGCCTGCTGCAGATCCGCCAGCGGCGCGTCAAGGGGCTGGGCGGCTATGGCACGAAAGACGGATACTCGGACCTCGCCAAGATCTACGATGAACTTGACGAGGTGAAGGCCGTGCAACGAAGCCTGGGCTGCCCGATCCTTGACACCACCGGCCTGGCGTTGGAGGAGGCCGCGGCGCGCGTTATCGACATTGTGGAGAGGCGTGCCAAGCAGTTCGGCGCCCATTTGCGTCGTCCTGCCGGCAGCATGAAACTCACTCCCTGA
- the ppdK gene encoding pyruvate, phosphate dikinase — translation MSEKYIYDLSEGDASMKSLLGGKGAGVAEMMRLGVPVPDGFTVTTQACIETMNNGGTWPAGLRDQISDALARFEERAGRKLGASEKPLLVSVRSGAVVSMPGMMDTILNLGISDESVAAVAAEANNERFAWDCYRRFIQMYGEVVEGLDAHIYEDALTAMKQRKGASQDTDLTAEDLKELTTEFKQISDDALGGAWPSDPREQLMRAVEAVFNSWQNPRAKVYRKANHISDDLGTAVNVMQMVFGNRGETSATGVCFTRNPSTGENALYGEFLTNAQGEDVVAGIRTPRPLIEMKEVLPQAYGELVDTMHKMETHYRDMQDMEFTVENGKLYMLQTRNGKRTAAAALKVASDLVDEGLIDKEEAVRRIEPDQLDQLLHPAIDPGQSATPITKGLPASPGAAVGAAVFDADTAAERGEAGEPVVLIRFETTPDDIHGVLQAQGVLTAHGGMTSHAAVVARGFGKPCVAGATDIKIDTEAKTMTVGGVTVHEGDTLTLNGSTGEVFNTALKLIPPRLNEDFLKVVGWADEIRDLGVEANADNGTDAAKARELGAEGIGLCRTEHMFFGDDRLPAMHEMILSENDEQRQVALDKILPMQQSDFEAIFTAMKGLPVTVRLLDPPLHEFMPDLVTQALKVQEMELKGADPTKLAEERRTLAQVKKLHEQNPMLGTRGCRLGMLYPQIPDMQARAIARAALAVLDREGETVDLQIMVPLVHLRQELQRQREIVVAAVDDELDKAGQKLDYLVGTMIELPRAALVADQIAQEADFFSFGTNDLTQTTLGISRDDAENGFLGWYEAQGVVKRDPFATIDVDGVGQLVRMGTEKGRAANPKLSVGVCGEHGGDPDSIAFFQSVGLDYVSCSPFRVPIARFAAAKAKLAQADASK, via the coding sequence GTGAGCGAGAAGTACATCTACGATCTGTCCGAGGGCGATGCCTCGATGAAGTCCTTGCTGGGTGGCAAGGGTGCCGGTGTAGCCGAGATGATGCGTCTGGGCGTACCGGTGCCCGATGGCTTTACGGTCACCACGCAGGCCTGCATCGAGACGATGAACAATGGCGGCACCTGGCCCGCAGGCCTTCGCGATCAGATCTCTGACGCGCTCGCCCGCTTCGAGGAGCGTGCCGGACGCAAGCTCGGCGCGTCCGAGAAGCCGCTGCTGGTGTCGGTGCGTTCGGGTGCCGTCGTGTCGATGCCCGGCATGATGGACACCATCCTCAACCTGGGTATCTCCGACGAGTCGGTGGCCGCCGTGGCCGCCGAGGCCAACAATGAGCGCTTCGCCTGGGACTGTTACCGCCGCTTCATCCAGATGTACGGCGAGGTCGTCGAGGGCCTCGACGCGCACATCTACGAGGACGCCCTGACTGCCATGAAGCAGCGCAAGGGTGCCTCGCAGGACACCGACCTGACCGCCGAGGACCTCAAGGAACTCACCACGGAGTTCAAGCAGATCAGCGATGACGCCCTGGGCGGCGCCTGGCCCTCCGACCCGCGCGAGCAGTTGATGCGCGCCGTGGAGGCCGTGTTCAACAGCTGGCAGAACCCGCGCGCCAAGGTCTACCGCAAGGCGAACCACATCTCCGACGACCTGGGCACCGCGGTGAACGTGATGCAGATGGTCTTCGGCAACCGCGGCGAGACCTCCGCCACCGGCGTCTGCTTCACCCGCAACCCCTCCACCGGTGAGAACGCGCTGTACGGCGAGTTCCTCACCAACGCGCAGGGCGAGGACGTGGTGGCCGGCATCCGCACCCCGCGTCCCCTGATCGAGATGAAGGAGGTGCTGCCGCAGGCGTACGGCGAGCTGGTCGACACCATGCACAAGATGGAGACCCACTACCGCGACATGCAGGACATGGAGTTCACCGTCGAGAACGGCAAGCTCTACATGCTGCAGACGCGTAACGGCAAGCGCACCGCCGCCGCTGCGTTGAAGGTTGCCTCCGACCTGGTGGACGAGGGCCTCATCGACAAGGAAGAGGCCGTGCGCCGCATCGAGCCCGACCAGCTCGATCAGCTGCTGCACCCGGCCATCGATCCCGGCCAGAGCGCCACGCCGATCACCAAGGGCCTGCCGGCCAGCCCCGGCGCGGCCGTGGGTGCCGCGGTGTTCGACGCCGATACCGCCGCTGAGCGCGGCGAGGCCGGTGAGCCGGTGGTGTTGATCCGCTTCGAGACCACCCCTGATGACATCCATGGCGTGCTGCAGGCACAGGGCGTGCTCACCGCCCATGGCGGCATGACCAGCCACGCGGCCGTGGTGGCCCGCGGCTTCGGCAAGCCCTGCGTGGCAGGCGCCACCGACATCAAGATCGACACCGAGGCCAAGACGATGACCGTCGGCGGCGTCACGGTGCACGAGGGCGACACGCTGACCCTCAACGGCTCCACCGGCGAGGTGTTCAACACGGCGCTGAAGCTGATTCCGCCGCGTCTCAACGAGGACTTCCTCAAGGTGGTCGGTTGGGCCGACGAGATCCGCGACCTGGGCGTGGAGGCCAACGCCGACAACGGCACCGACGCCGCCAAGGCCCGTGAGTTGGGTGCCGAGGGCATCGGCCTGTGCCGCACCGAGCACATGTTCTTCGGTGACGACCGGCTGCCGGCCATGCACGAGATGATCCTGTCGGAGAACGACGAGCAGCGTCAGGTGGCGCTCGACAAGATCTTGCCGATGCAGCAGAGCGACTTCGAGGCGATCTTCACCGCCATGAAGGGCCTGCCGGTGACGGTGCGCCTGCTCGATCCGCCGCTGCACGAGTTCATGCCCGACCTGGTGACCCAGGCGCTGAAGGTGCAGGAGATGGAGCTCAAGGGCGCCGATCCGACCAAGCTGGCCGAGGAGCGTCGCACGCTCGCACAGGTGAAGAAGCTGCACGAGCAGAACCCGATGTTGGGCACCCGCGGTTGCCGCCTCGGCATGCTCTACCCGCAGATTCCCGACATGCAGGCCCGCGCCATCGCGCGTGCCGCGTTGGCCGTGCTCGACCGCGAGGGCGAGACGGTTGACCTGCAGATCATGGTGCCGTTGGTGCACCTGCGCCAGGAGCTGCAGCGTCAGCGCGAGATCGTGGTGGCTGCGGTGGACGACGAGCTCGACAAGGCCGGCCAGAAGCTCGACTACCTGGTGGGCACGATGATCGAGCTGCCGAGGGCCGCCCTGGTGGCCGATCAGATCGCGCAGGAGGCTGATTTCTTCAGCTTCGGCACCAACGACCTGACGCAGACCACGCTGGGCATCAGCCGCGATGACGCCGAGAACGGCTTCCTCGGTTGGTACGAGGCGCAGGGCGTGGTGAAGCGTGACCCGTTCGCCACGATCGACGTGGATGGCGTCGGCCAGCTGGTGCGCATGGGCACTGAGAAGGGCCGGGCCGCCAATCCGAAGCTGTCAGTGGGCGTCTGCGGTGAGCACGGTGGGGATCCCGACTCGATCGCGTTCTTCCAGTCGGTGGGCCTTGACTATGTGTCGTGCTCGCCGTTCCGCGTGCCGATCGCCCGGTTCGCTGCGGCGAAGGCCAAGCTCGCCCAGGCGGACGCAAGCAAGTAG
- a CDS encoding FHA domain-containing protein — translation MADEHNGAVGAPSTHLWGESAWLALDMWRISYTPGDWLMVAGPRCVVMLRPLPSTDPAALEPLWRDVSSGAPLEQVIDTLNKHGLAQLSEVAVAGLTADGVRCLLRGGVQVLDARSSQLLARGGSTPAWCDAVLSSLYLRIVPARDDGGSAMPLSAGPELEMSVGMAQCAAVLVDMRVETLAARQPASVDAQVRAVQRAESGAEAFGAGAGLAAPGHGGGASAPGDAPMGVDDDEDAVDGEDISDDQPVGADGRDVSRMDMADRSDVSRAGVPAARTDGASGARPWSVGTRATGGDERGSAELTADEQARDEQSADTSLDAEQSSPEQSGAGQSGAGQPGAWQPHDQQADHQQPVDQQSGGGHSDVSQTEGDQADEDQAGAEHGRQWSSASPEVLREMGLAADGSEPASAPPASAPAAGASQVFGAPERPAPSKVADTGQPDAARAAHAWFEESTGFAVGAPSDAEAFMFEPTQALPDKQAMPVVNPPEPEAANDAKGPADAPATPDVDGSADAGTDPSGTDVAADEGSARRHRPGQDSAEGIPRRRRPVTSGEGRSEENLGLSLVDDLMRDSERAANHPGESFSVGLFGAPIESSIDLSAPAPVVGSREPHEPAEPPAHGVGTPANPAPTSGDAAPQPAPHQPAPHQDAPQQGNQQHGIQQHMTPAGAHPEVVAGLTSPGAESPGPSGPSAGDPGHDRRPADGRADLEPEATLQPPASTGAPFTPPAPAFPAPSEQGQRADVLPDAAPDRPGAVPPMPAGQASAASTMREPAVESPQGASASDTAGPSRAAGAVPRAPLFQIVTSGNQVAVLDRPAVVGRAPVVDDGLSRAVTVPSPGHDISRTHLRIEQRGDVVAVTDLHSTNGTVINEPGKSPSHLADGRTRLVPVGTVLELGTGERIRIEAADA, via the coding sequence ATGGCGGACGAGCACAACGGCGCAGTCGGAGCACCTTCGACGCATCTGTGGGGCGAGTCGGCCTGGCTTGCCCTCGACATGTGGCGGATCAGCTACACACCCGGTGACTGGTTGATGGTTGCCGGGCCGCGCTGCGTCGTCATGCTGCGCCCGCTGCCCAGCACCGACCCCGCCGCACTGGAGCCGTTGTGGCGCGATGTGTCGTCGGGGGCACCCCTCGAGCAGGTGATCGACACGCTCAACAAGCACGGCCTGGCGCAACTGTCCGAGGTGGCCGTGGCGGGACTGACCGCCGACGGCGTGCGCTGCCTGTTGCGTGGCGGCGTGCAGGTGTTGGACGCCCGATCGAGCCAGCTGCTGGCCCGCGGCGGCAGCACCCCCGCATGGTGCGACGCGGTGCTCAGCTCCCTGTACCTGCGCATCGTGCCCGCCCGCGACGACGGCGGCTCGGCGATGCCACTGTCGGCAGGGCCTGAATTGGAGATGTCGGTGGGCATGGCGCAGTGCGCCGCGGTGCTGGTGGACATGCGCGTGGAGACCCTCGCGGCGCGTCAGCCGGCCAGCGTCGACGCGCAGGTGCGGGCCGTGCAACGCGCCGAGTCCGGCGCAGAGGCTTTTGGTGCTGGTGCGGGCCTTGCGGCGCCCGGCCATGGTGGCGGTGCCTCCGCGCCCGGTGATGCCCCCATGGGCGTCGATGACGATGAGGACGCGGTGGATGGCGAGGACATCTCCGATGACCAGCCCGTCGGGGCAGACGGGCGCGATGTGTCCCGCATGGATATGGCGGACCGGAGCGACGTCTCCCGCGCAGGTGTCCCGGCTGCGCGCACCGATGGCGCGTCTGGTGCCCGCCCCTGGAGTGTCGGCACCCGGGCAACTGGTGGCGACGAGCGCGGCTCGGCTGAGTTGACCGCCGATGAGCAGGCTCGCGATGAGCAGTCCGCCGACACATCCCTCGACGCGGAGCAGTCCAGCCCCGAGCAGTCCGGCGCAGGACAGTCTGGTGCAGGGCAGCCGGGGGCGTGGCAGCCCCACGATCAGCAGGCCGACCACCAGCAGCCGGTTGACCAGCAGTCCGGCGGTGGGCATTCCGATGTCAGCCAGACCGAGGGGGACCAGGCCGATGAGGACCAGGCCGGCGCCGAACACGGCCGCCAGTGGTCCAGCGCATCCCCCGAGGTGCTGCGCGAGATGGGCCTGGCCGCCGACGGCAGCGAACCGGCATCCGCGCCGCCGGCGTCAGCACCCGCGGCTGGCGCGTCGCAGGTCTTCGGCGCCCCCGAGCGGCCTGCGCCGTCCAAGGTGGCGGACACCGGACAGCCCGACGCCGCCCGCGCCGCCCATGCGTGGTTCGAGGAGAGCACCGGCTTTGCCGTCGGCGCACCCTCCGACGCCGAGGCCTTCATGTTCGAACCCACCCAGGCCTTGCCCGACAAGCAGGCCATGCCGGTGGTCAACCCTCCCGAGCCCGAAGCCGCCAACGACGCCAAGGGGCCGGCAGACGCCCCCGCGACACCGGACGTGGACGGATCGGCCGATGCCGGGACCGACCCATCCGGGACCGACGTGGCTGCCGACGAGGGCTCGGCGCGCCGGCATCGTCCTGGCCAGGACTCCGCCGAGGGGATTCCGCGACGTCGCCGCCCGGTCACGTCCGGGGAGGGCAGGTCGGAGGAGAACCTCGGGCTGTCCCTGGTCGACGACCTGATGCGCGATTCCGAGCGCGCCGCGAACCACCCCGGCGAGTCCTTCAGCGTCGGGTTGTTCGGTGCGCCGATCGAGTCGTCGATCGACCTGAGCGCCCCGGCGCCGGTCGTGGGTTCCCGGGAGCCGCACGAGCCTGCCGAGCCACCGGCCCACGGCGTCGGGACGCCGGCCAATCCCGCTCCCACAAGCGGCGATGCCGCGCCGCAGCCAGCCCCGCACCAGCCAGCGCCGCACCAGGACGCGCCACAGCAAGGGAACCAGCAGCACGGGATTCAGCAGCACATGACCCCTGCCGGGGCGCACCCCGAGGTCGTTGCGGGCCTGACCAGCCCGGGCGCGGAAAGTCCCGGTCCGAGCGGCCCGAGCGCGGGTGATCCGGGGCACGACCGCAGGCCTGCCGACGGCCGCGCTGACCTCGAACCCGAGGCAACCCTCCAGCCCCCGGCAAGCACCGGGGCGCCCTTCACCCCGCCGGCGCCGGCATTCCCTGCGCCGTCAGAGCAGGGGCAGCGCGCTGACGTGCTGCCCGATGCCGCCCCGGACCGTCCCGGTGCGGTGCCGCCGATGCCCGCCGGGCAGGCCTCGGCCGCGAGCACGATGCGCGAACCTGCCGTGGAGTCGCCGCAGGGAGCGTCGGCCAGCGACACGGCCGGCCCCTCCCGGGCTGCCGGTGCCGTCCCGCGGGCGCCGCTGTTCCAGATCGTCACCTCGGGCAACCAGGTGGCGGTGCTCGACCGTCCCGCCGTGGTGGGTCGGGCCCCGGTGGTCGACGATGGCCTCAGCCGCGCCGTCACGGTGCCGAGCCCCGGGCACGACATCAGCCGAACCCACCTGCGCATCGAACAGCGCGGCGATGTGGTGGCCGTCACCGACCTGCATTCCACCAATGGGACGGTGATCAACGAGCCGGGCAAGAGCCCGTCCCACCTGGCCGACGGCCGGACCCGACTGGTGCCCGTGGGCACGGTGCTGGAGCTGGGCACCGGCGAACGCATCCGCATCGAAGCCGCCGACGCCTGA
- a CDS encoding ribokinase, with protein sequence MSDPSSSAPEVRAAARAARSALERVTNRRGRVGVLGSLNADLTVTTRTLPGPGETVVGDPLVVRPGGKSANQAVACALAGADTLMVGAVGDDAHGEMLRESLTRAGVDISGVRSAQVATGTAVITVDHRGENTIVVSAGANGTLGADDVRDAADALRTVSVLGLCLEVSDPALLAAQRLVNSAGGTTVLNVSPLREVSAELVADAQVLIVNEHELAAVVGSDPGREPADIAAALDGHGIGRAVVTLGSQGSVAVEAGLVVSVPAFPVQAIDTTGAGDAFMGTLMAAIAAEVPLGEGAALASAFAAIAVTRRGAQASYPGQPELQEFLARW encoded by the coding sequence ATGAGCGATCCATCATCGTCGGCGCCCGAGGTGCGGGCTGCGGCCAGGGCTGCCCGCAGTGCGCTGGAACGGGTCACCAACCGTCGGGGACGAGTGGGGGTGCTCGGCTCGCTGAACGCGGACCTCACTGTCACCACGCGCACGCTTCCCGGCCCCGGCGAGACCGTCGTGGGCGATCCGCTGGTGGTGCGTCCGGGCGGCAAGTCGGCCAACCAGGCGGTCGCCTGCGCGCTGGCCGGCGCCGACACCCTCATGGTCGGGGCCGTCGGCGACGACGCCCATGGCGAGATGTTGCGGGAGTCGCTGACCCGGGCCGGGGTCGACATCAGCGGCGTGCGGAGCGCGCAGGTGGCCACCGGCACGGCCGTGATCACCGTGGACCACCGGGGCGAGAACACGATCGTGGTGTCAGCCGGGGCGAACGGCACGCTGGGGGCCGACGACGTGCGCGACGCCGCTGACGCCCTGCGCACGGTCAGCGTGCTGGGACTGTGCCTGGAAGTGTCTGACCCGGCGCTGTTGGCCGCACAGAGGCTCGTGAACTCGGCGGGCGGCACCACCGTGCTCAATGTGTCACCGCTGCGCGAGGTGAGCGCCGAACTCGTCGCGGACGCCCAGGTGCTCATCGTCAACGAACACGAGCTCGCGGCGGTGGTCGGCTCCGATCCGGGCCGGGAGCCGGCAGATATCGCGGCAGCGCTGGACGGCCATGGCATCGGCCGCGCCGTCGTCACGCTGGGGTCGCAGGGTTCGGTGGCCGTGGAGGCCGGACTGGTGGTGAGCGTGCCCGCCTTCCCCGTGCAGGCCATTGACACCACCGGTGCCGGCGACGCCTTCATGGGCACCCTCATGGCGGCGATCGCCGCCGAGGTGCCGCTGGGCGAGGGCGCGGCCCTGGCGTCGGCGTTCGCGGCCATTGCCGTCACCCGACGCGGTGCCCAGGCCTCCTACCCCGGCCAGCCGGAGCTGCAGGAGTTCCTGGCCCGCTGGTGA